The genomic DNA GCTTGCCATGTGTTTGAGTGGTAAATACCAAGAAGACAGTTTTCAGGTGACTTAAATTTCTCATCATAGGCATGAATGCCCAACTTGAACAGCAAATGATTAGCAACACTTGCAACTTCATTGATAGTGTTACAGAATAACATTGTTTTAGGGGTATCCTTACTCTTTACTTTGATAATGTCAATAAGTCACTGCAGCTCATTTAGTTGTTCTTCCTTTTTGACTTTCTTCACTGAAAATCTGATATTTGTACAGTACGAATGGGGCTGACATACACTGTAAATGTATCCTTTTTAAAGGTCAAGGCCTCTTTGATACCGGTATGCTGCTGGGTGGTGTCGTCAGCAGTTCCAGTCAGGGCTGCTACTGGAgtaccttaaaaaaaaaaagctttgtttgaatgtgaaaacaaaaagaaggagGGCTCAatgttacttcccaccttctaTAAGTAAAGTACGAAGGATTGCAAGTTTTCCAAACGATTCACGAAAGGCTTCAATGTGTTTTCCCTTCTTCTCCTTCTCCCTatcagataaaaaaaaattcccattCAACCTCTAGTCAATAATTGTTCCACAAGCAGGCATTGGTTATGCCATGGTAAAAAGGGAACTAGGCAGATAGTGTTTAATTGGCAAACCCAGGAAGCACATAACTTAAATAAATActgagataattttttttcttaattatggATGAATATTGCCTGTGTGATACTATTAAAGCAATCAAATAATTACCAGTGCACGTGTAGTATGGTActgtctaataataataataataataataataatatttatctaTTCTTATTCACTTAGCGTGCCTGTTGACTATGTGGTATTTACTCACCGGTAATATCGGTTGTCAACTATTTGTCCCCATTTTCTTCAATACGGGAACTTTTTTTGGGCGATTTTAGTTGCGATTTTATAACTAGAGGCGATTTCTTGCTGCTAactggttgacaaaatgaatcGTACTAAATTGCCTGTAAATGATAGGAAAACCTCCTCGCTAGTTTGATATTCCATGTAGTTTTTGGTCAAGTCACGAAATCGTAATGAAATAGCACgtaaaaaggctcaaaaattGACTGTGCAAAGGAGTCGCTTTCTTCTCACAAGATTTAACAGGGTAACTGCGTAGTTGTCTCCAACTTGTGTCAATTCATAATATAGGACTCAAGCTTACATTGGGCAAGGTAAGCAGAGCATTTGACGTGTTGAAACAGAAATGAATTCTGATAGTTCCcaggcattttattaatttatcatGGGTATCAATATAAAGCATCTTTAATAGAAAAAGAGAATTGAACGAATAGCTTACCTCAGTCCAGTCCAAGTTTCTAGTGTATGACTTTCATCGACAATAAGCGCCgccaaagttttgttaaataaggaatcttttgctttcagtgaattaaggaaacgcTTATCCATAGCGGCTTCAGCCGACGCGTAAATAATGttgaatttcccttgatggATATCGTCCAAGCAGTCTAGATTTTCATTTAAGTCACAGGCCGTCATTCCCATAGAATTTACCTCTATCACTTGATCGCGTATGATGCTTTGTAATGGTGAAATCACGATGATACTAGAGAAGCCTGATTCTCCTTTTCTTTTACTTCGGACTCCACACATCATGACGAACAGCTGAAAGATTAAACTTTTTCCAAATCCTGTTGGTaaaacggccattacatctTTACCATTGAAAAGATGGCGCATTACCAGTTCTTGCTCCCTTTTCAACGTAAACGAGAGACCCGATTCGCTCAGTTTCAACAGAACTTCACTCAAacacgattcaaaaccttccacatcttccgccattttgtcacGCTGGaagtggaaagaaaaatttgcgCGGAAAAatgtcacctgtcaatcattgtgactatgccgcaccaatcagaagcccccgttcgtgggcgaacgggtttttcaaaaatagggggtcttcttgcaagtgtTCCCTCAATCTCTCgacccaactttcgcgcggcctgtTTGTGGAAAATCGTTTGGGAGCTCTTCCTTCGAACAGGAActcttgctacgcaggctaacaAATAATAagcaattttcttcaaacagGGAACCACACCATTGCCATTGTCAAAACAAAAGAGGAATATGATTCAGTGAGGGTGTCTTTACAAAATGTCATAAATGATGTCAACAGAATGTCAGACAGAGGGTCTATGATGTTGGGTGGAACCAAGATAAAACTTGAATTTTTCTTGCGTGGAGACTATAACGTATATATTAggaattattaaattctcaacctcggataatgcaattctcgtgctctgattggttcactcaatctcggttatcagctcatataccttagtttgaccatatatggtaaatgattgcgctaaacgttgctaagctaaatttTTTTACGCCACAaatcgaaatttctcttggtataaagcacaagaaaaacgtttttggggaaagtctggatcaatttcgaagcttagaagtacgcgaaaagataagaaatgtttttgtgatgagcctgcgtctgtctgaccaccaggtattacacagcatcgcatcttcatcaagttttttcgatttcgctatgattttctcccttttttcgctcgtatttcgtacttccaaacttttggagtttaaggaatttaataaaacaattattccattcgcgcttgttggatatgagactggttatagccaactcatatccaacgcgcgctcgtggaataattgttaattattacacaCATGTAACAATACTTTCTGATCCAAAAGCACCATTAGCTTTGTGCATATTggaacaagtgttttttttttctaatgtgGTTAACCCACTCTCAGTGCTGCATGTTGATTGCATATGCCATAAATAAAAAACCTGTAAGTATACATAACATGTACACTAACCCCAATACAGGAagacaactctggcaaacaaaAGTCTCAATGGACCTCAGCTCA from Montipora capricornis isolate CH-2021 chromosome 2, ASM3666992v2, whole genome shotgun sequence includes the following:
- the LOC138036946 gene encoding probable ATP-dependent DNA helicase RecS; translation: MAEDVEGFESCLSEVLLKLSESGLSFTLKREQELVMRHLFNGKDVMAVLPTGFGKSLIFQLFVMMCGVRSKRKGESGFSSIIVISPLQSIIRDQVIEVNSMGMTACDLNENLDCLDDIHQGKFNIIYASAEAAMDKRFLNSLKAKDSLFNKTLAALIVDESHTLETWTGLREKEKKGKHIEAFRESFGKLAILRTLLIEGTPVAALTGTADDTTQQHTGIKEALTFKKDTFTVYVSPIRTVQISDFQ